Proteins co-encoded in one Plectropomus leopardus isolate mb chromosome 14, YSFRI_Pleo_2.0, whole genome shotgun sequence genomic window:
- the ngb gene encoding neuroglobin, whose translation MEKLSGKDKELIRGSWESLGKNKVPHGVIMFSRLFELDPALLTLFHYATNCDSTQDCLSSPEFLEHVTKVMLVIDAAVSHLDDLHSLEDFLLNLGRKHQAVGVNTQSFAVVGESLLYMLQCSLGQAYTAPLRQAWLNMYSIVVAAMSRGWAKNGEDKAD comes from the exons ATGGAGAAGCTGTCGGGGAAAGACAAGGAGCTGATACGAGGCAGCTGGGAGAGCCTGGGCAAGAACAAAGTTCCTCATGGTGTCATCATGTTTTCCAG ACTGTTTGAGCTGGACCCTGCGCTCCTCACTCTTTTCCACTACGCTACAAACTGTGACTCCACACAAGACTGCCTCTCCAGCCCTGAGTTCCTGGAACATGTCACCAAG GTAATGCTCGTGATCGATGCAGCAGTCAGCCACTTGGATGACCTTCACTCCTTGGAGGACTTTCTGCTCAACCTCGGGAGGAAGCATCAGGCAGTGGGAGTCAACACACAGTCATTCGCT GTGGTGGGTGAGTCCCTTCTCTACATGCTGCAGTGCAGTCTGGGCCAAGCCTACACGGCGCCGCTGCGTCAAGCCTGGCTCAACATGTACAGCATCGTGGTAGCAGCCATGAGCAGAGGATGGGCCAAGAACGGGGAGGACAAGGCGGACTGA